In Clarias gariepinus isolate MV-2021 ecotype Netherlands chromosome 1, CGAR_prim_01v2, whole genome shotgun sequence, one DNA window encodes the following:
- the LOC128518891 gene encoding craniofacial development protein 2-like, whose amino-acid sequence MFNVVSGYAPQVGCELKEKEKFWSELDEVMQSIPKGERVVIGADFNGHVGEGNRGDENVMGRFGLQDRNVEGQMVVDFAKRMEMAVVNTFFQKRQEHRVTYKSGGRCTQVDYILCRRCNLKEISDCKVLVGESVARQHRMVVCRITLVVRKAKRTKAEQRTKWWKLRKEECCEVFREELRQAMGGQEGLSVDWTTTANVIRETGRRVLGVSSGKGKVDKETW is encoded by the exons atgttcaatgttgttagtggttatgccccacaggtaggatgtgagttaaaagagaaggagaaattctggagtgagttagatgaagtgatgcagagcatccccaaaggtgaaagagtggtgatcggtgcagacttcaatggacatgttggggaagggaacagaggtgatgaaaatgtgatgggcaggtttggtcttcaggacaggaatgtagaaggacagatggtggtggactttgcaaagaggatggaaatggcagtagtaaatactttcttccagaagaggcaggaacatagggtgacatataagagtggaggcagatgcactcaggtcgactacatcttgtgtcgacgttgtaatctgaaagagatcagtgactgcaaagtgttggtaggggagagtgtagccagacaacacagaatggtggtgtgtagaataaccctggtggtgaggaaggcgaagaggacaaaggcagagcagaggacaaagtggtggaagctgagaaaggaagaatgttgtgaagtctttagggaggagttgagacaggctatgggtggtcaggaggggctttcagttgactggacaactacagcaaatgtgatcagggagacaggtaggagggtacttggtgtatcatcaggtaaggggaaagtggacaaggagacttg gtag